The following are from one region of the Aequoribacter fuscus genome:
- the aceF gene encoding dihydrolipoyllysine-residue acetyltransferase: MAKQQVIVPDIGADAAEVIEWMVQVGDEIAVDDSLLVLESDKASMEVPSTLAGTVVELLVNIGDSLSEGAAIVLVETADAAEPAQVAEEPAETNKTEAAVQPEVQEALVEAPNNQPVSAGKHSVLVPDIGTDDAVEVIELSVSVGDEVEEGDTLLVLESDKASMEIPADASGRVLEIAVAVGASLKQGDLIGVLEVAGRVDAPPARAQEPKQEAAPAAPAAPKAVPEQPKTAPVAKATASSSEVVYAGPAVRKLAREFSIPLEQVSGSGPRGRILKEDLHTFVQQRLSKPEAATVSVGAGIPAVPAVDFSQFGPVREEALSKIGKVTAANMQRSWLNVPHVTQYDDADVTDLEAFRASLKDEAARKGTKLTPLPFLLKACAVALKDNPKFNASLSADGESIIYKEYVHIGFAVDTPAGLLVPVIRDVDKKGLWELAEEVLELAALARDKKLKPAQMQGACFTISSLGALGGKGFTPIVNAPEVGILGVSKSSVQPVWDGSSFVPRTMLPLSVSYDHRVINGADGGRFMNQVVALLSDIRRLTL; the protein is encoded by the coding sequence ATGGCAAAACAACAGGTAATAGTGCCCGACATTGGCGCGGATGCAGCTGAAGTTATCGAGTGGATGGTCCAGGTCGGAGATGAAATCGCTGTCGACGACAGCTTGCTCGTATTAGAGTCTGATAAGGCTTCAATGGAAGTACCATCGACTCTGGCAGGAACGGTAGTCGAACTTTTGGTGAACATCGGCGATTCCCTAAGTGAGGGTGCAGCGATCGTTTTGGTCGAGACGGCCGATGCTGCAGAGCCCGCGCAGGTCGCGGAAGAGCCGGCTGAAACCAATAAAACTGAAGCTGCCGTTCAGCCTGAGGTACAAGAGGCTTTGGTTGAGGCGCCCAACAATCAGCCGGTAAGTGCCGGGAAGCACTCAGTGCTCGTGCCTGATATTGGTACAGATGATGCAGTAGAGGTTATTGAACTGTCTGTCTCGGTCGGGGATGAGGTCGAGGAAGGCGACACCCTTCTGGTTCTGGAGTCAGATAAAGCGTCGATGGAAATTCCCGCGGATGCATCAGGCAGAGTGTTGGAAATTGCTGTGGCGGTGGGTGCTTCATTGAAGCAGGGTGATCTCATCGGTGTGTTGGAGGTTGCGGGCCGTGTAGACGCACCACCAGCGCGTGCTCAAGAACCAAAGCAAGAAGCCGCGCCGGCTGCACCGGCAGCGCCCAAAGCCGTGCCTGAGCAGCCTAAAACAGCGCCTGTAGCGAAAGCGACTGCATCAAGCTCTGAAGTGGTTTACGCAGGACCCGCGGTACGTAAGCTCGCGCGGGAGTTTTCGATCCCACTAGAACAAGTCAGTGGTTCGGGTCCTCGCGGGCGTATCCTGAAAGAAGACTTGCACACTTTCGTTCAGCAACGCCTGTCGAAGCCTGAAGCGGCGACTGTGAGCGTTGGCGCGGGTATACCTGCTGTTCCAGCGGTGGACTTTTCGCAATTTGGGCCTGTCCGTGAAGAAGCGCTCAGCAAAATTGGCAAAGTCACAGCGGCAAATATGCAGCGTAGTTGGCTCAATGTGCCGCATGTTACTCAATACGATGATGCCGATGTCACTGACTTGGAAGCGTTCCGGGCCAGCCTAAAAGACGAAGCGGCGCGCAAGGGTACCAAGCTCACGCCCCTTCCTTTCTTGTTAAAAGCCTGTGCCGTCGCTTTGAAGGACAATCCTAAGTTCAACGCGTCATTGTCAGCGGACGGTGAGTCGATCATCTACAAAGAATACGTGCACATTGGCTTTGCAGTCGATACCCCTGCGGGACTACTGGTGCCTGTCATTCGCGACGTTGACAAGAAAGGGCTTTGGGAGCTGGCCGAGGAAGTCCTGGAACTAGCCGCCCTAGCGCGTGATAAGAAACTTAAGCCAGCACAGATGCAAGGTGCCTGTTTTACGATTTCTAGTTTAGGCGCTTTAGGTGGTAAGGGCTTTACGCCTATCGTCAACGCTCCCGAAGTTGGCATTTTAGGTGTGTCTAAATCGTCCGTACAACCCGTGTGGGACGGTTCTAGTTTTGTGCCTAGGACCATGCTGCCACTGTCGGTATCCTACGATCATCGCGTGATTAATGGGGCAGACGGTGGTCGCTTTATGAACCAGGTCGTCGCTTTGTTATCGGATATCCGTCGACTGACTTTGTAA
- a CDS encoding sugar phosphorylase, giving the protein MALISPFEHLTERVKHLLHQIYGDVSGDFDIEGLVESLLAEMRLSEESTQPLAHKNVWSQHDAWVITYGDTIVSEDEKPLMTLGRFLDRNLSGAINGVHVLPFYPYSSDDGFAVLDYSSVNETLGSWDDIQALASRYSLMADLVINHCSSRSLWFQNFLKGVHPGADYFYTASPDDDLSAVVRPRTSPLLQEVETALGTRHVWCTFSHDQVDLDFRNPEVLRQFVSIIRFYLDMGVRIFRLDAVAFLWKQAGTPSINLPQTHAVVRLLRELMEHAVSESVIITETNIPNIENLSYFGNGNEAHGVYNFSLPPLLLHALVGGDCTHLNQWMMGMPPAKTGTTYFNFIASHDGIGLRPAEGLLDDDELQSLITAMEERGGRLSRRSTADGDSRVYEINISLFDALCDPVDESIDTGIERMVCAHALMFALAGIPGIYIHSLLGTRNDYERLEHLGYNRAINRRQWSESDLLAQLGDESSSHARVLTDLKNLLSIRQRQSAFHPNAAQFLLHLHKEVFGFWRESLDGRQRIFCLFNLAGTTQEVHMADLNLVEPYWVDLISGQDHVDRNQRVLLRPYQSLWLTNLPNHQ; this is encoded by the coding sequence ATGGCTTTGATATCGCCCTTTGAGCATCTAACAGAGCGCGTTAAGCACTTGCTGCATCAAATTTATGGGGATGTTTCGGGTGATTTTGATATTGAAGGGCTCGTGGAGAGTCTCCTGGCAGAAATGCGTCTTAGTGAAGAGTCTACCCAACCCCTGGCGCATAAAAATGTTTGGAGCCAACACGATGCGTGGGTCATTACTTATGGGGATACGATCGTTTCTGAGGACGAAAAACCCCTCATGACGCTGGGGCGATTTCTGGATCGGAATTTGTCAGGGGCCATTAACGGTGTGCATGTGTTACCGTTTTATCCGTACAGCTCTGATGATGGTTTTGCCGTACTCGATTACTCGAGTGTGAATGAAACCCTCGGGTCGTGGGACGATATTCAAGCCCTAGCGTCGCGCTACTCGTTGATGGCTGATTTGGTCATTAATCACTGTTCGAGTCGTTCGCTGTGGTTTCAGAATTTTCTGAAGGGGGTGCACCCCGGCGCTGATTATTTTTACACCGCCAGTCCAGATGACGATCTGAGTGCCGTGGTTCGCCCGAGAACCTCACCCCTGTTGCAAGAGGTTGAGACCGCATTAGGTACGCGGCATGTGTGGTGCACCTTTAGTCACGATCAGGTCGATTTGGATTTTCGTAATCCCGAAGTACTGCGGCAATTCGTATCCATTATTCGGTTCTATTTGGATATGGGAGTACGAATTTTTCGCTTAGATGCGGTGGCATTTTTATGGAAGCAGGCCGGTACGCCCAGCATCAACTTGCCGCAGACTCATGCTGTCGTGCGGCTGCTGCGTGAACTCATGGAGCATGCCGTCTCCGAGTCAGTGATCATTACCGAAACCAACATTCCCAACATCGAGAACTTGAGCTACTTCGGTAATGGTAACGAAGCGCATGGGGTATATAACTTTAGCTTGCCGCCTCTGCTGTTACACGCCTTGGTCGGGGGTGATTGCACGCATTTGAATCAATGGATGATGGGTATGCCGCCCGCTAAAACCGGGACAACTTACTTTAACTTCATTGCATCGCACGATGGCATTGGTTTGCGTCCCGCAGAGGGTTTGTTGGATGATGACGAGCTCCAAAGCCTCATAACCGCGATGGAGGAGAGAGGCGGGCGTTTATCGAGGCGCAGCACGGCGGACGGAGACTCGCGTGTTTACGAAATCAATATTTCATTGTTTGACGCCTTGTGTGATCCGGTCGATGAATCCATCGACACCGGCATAGAGCGAATGGTCTGTGCTCATGCACTGATGTTCGCGTTGGCGGGTATCCCCGGCATTTATATTCACAGCTTGCTCGGTACTCGCAATGACTACGAGCGATTGGAGCATTTAGGCTATAACCGTGCCATCAATCGGCGGCAATGGTCTGAGTCGGATTTATTGGCGCAGTTAGGTGATGAGTCCTCAAGTCATGCGCGAGTTTTAACAGACCTCAAGAATTTGTTGAGCATAAGGCAGCGACAATCGGCGTTTCATCCCAACGCAGCGCAGTTTTTGTTGCATCTTCATAAAGAGGTGTTCGGGTTTTGGCGAGAGAGTCTTGATGGCCGTCAACGCATTTTTTGCTTGTTTAATTTGGCAGGAACCACCCAAGAAGTGCATATGGCTGATTTGAATTTGGTGGAGCCTTATTGGGTGGATCTGATATCGGGGCAAGACCATGTGGATCGTAACCAGCGAGTATTGTTGAGGCCCTATCAAAGCTTGTGGTTAACAAATTTACCTAATCATCAGTAA
- the aceE gene encoding pyruvate dehydrogenase (acetyl-transferring), homodimeric type, translating into MMHDVDPQETREWIEALDAVVRASSPERAGFLLRELAKHATQERLPLPPAITTPFRNTIPVSEEKVMPGDLFMERRIRSLTRWNALAMVMRANDNDEGLGGHISSFSSSATLYDVGFNYFFRGNENGQLGDLVFFQGHSAPGVYARSYLEGRLSEEQLDNFRREVDGNGLSSYPHPWLMPDYWQFPTVSMGLGPIQAIYQAHVMKYQQKRGLVDHGDRNVWCFMGDGECDEPESLGAISLAGREGLGNLTFVINCNLQRLDGPVRGNGKIIQELEGVFRGAGWDVIKVVWGRRWDPLLEKDETGLLQKRMDEVCDGELQNYKYNGGAYTREHFFGKYPELLELVSDLSDEDIMYLNRGGHDPYKIYAAYAQAVSQRERPTVILAMTVKGYGTGEAGEANNETHSLKKLDMDSLRAFRDRFGIPISDEELQHVPYYRPSPDSPEIRYMMQRRQELQGVMPSRHSEVERLQIPAIEAFSSQLASSGKREVSTTMAFVRILSTLVKDKQMGERVVPIVPDEARTFGMEGMFRQLGIYSSVGQRYTPHDAGQIMFYKEDERGQILEEGINEAGAMSAWLAAATSFSTSRLTMVPFYIFYSMFGFQRIGDLAWAAGDSQARGFLIGATAGRTTLNGEGLQHQDGHSHLMASTIPNCVSYDPTYAYELAVIIQDGLRRMYEAGENCFYYITTMNENYHQPEMPKGVEEGILKGMYPRAVSKKRGKKRVQLMGAGTILREVEAAAEILEQEYGVAADVWSVTSVNELAREGRAIERSNRLNPTGEKKTPYVTECLSQRSGPCVIATDYIRAYSEQLRAFVPERFVVLGTDGYGRSDTRSKLRDFFEVSREWIVLAALSALVDEGVLDAKVVVEAMPKLGISAAKLDPMTV; encoded by the coding sequence AGAGCGCTTGCCTCTGCCGCCCGCAATTACTACACCTTTCCGCAATACCATCCCCGTGTCTGAAGAGAAGGTCATGCCCGGTGATTTGTTTATGGAACGCCGTATTCGCTCACTGACTCGCTGGAATGCGCTGGCAATGGTGATGCGAGCGAACGACAATGACGAGGGTTTGGGTGGTCATATTTCGAGTTTCAGTTCTAGTGCGACTCTTTACGATGTGGGCTTTAACTATTTTTTCCGGGGTAACGAGAATGGTCAGCTGGGAGACCTGGTGTTCTTCCAAGGCCACAGTGCTCCGGGCGTGTATGCCCGCTCGTATCTTGAAGGCCGCTTGAGCGAAGAGCAGCTAGATAACTTCCGCCGCGAAGTCGACGGTAATGGCTTATCGTCTTACCCGCATCCTTGGCTGATGCCCGATTACTGGCAGTTTCCTACCGTTTCGATGGGGCTTGGGCCGATTCAGGCGATTTACCAAGCGCACGTCATGAAATACCAACAGAAGCGCGGCTTAGTGGATCACGGCGATCGCAACGTCTGGTGTTTTATGGGTGATGGTGAGTGTGATGAGCCCGAATCTTTGGGTGCCATCTCACTGGCGGGTCGCGAGGGACTGGGCAACCTGACGTTTGTAATCAACTGTAACTTGCAGCGCCTAGACGGACCTGTGCGTGGTAACGGCAAAATTATCCAAGAGCTTGAGGGTGTTTTCCGTGGTGCAGGTTGGGACGTCATCAAGGTTGTTTGGGGGCGTCGCTGGGATCCTTTGCTCGAAAAAGATGAAACCGGGTTGTTACAAAAGCGCATGGATGAGGTTTGCGACGGCGAGTTGCAAAACTATAAATACAACGGCGGCGCTTACACTCGAGAACATTTTTTCGGCAAGTATCCGGAACTTTTAGAACTGGTTTCCGATCTGTCAGATGAAGACATCATGTATCTTAATCGTGGTGGGCACGATCCTTACAAAATTTACGCTGCCTATGCACAGGCTGTGTCTCAGCGCGAACGTCCGACAGTGATTCTAGCCATGACCGTCAAGGGTTATGGCACGGGGGAGGCGGGCGAAGCAAATAACGAGACCCACTCCCTGAAAAAACTGGATATGGATAGTCTTCGCGCGTTCCGCGACCGCTTTGGTATCCCCATCAGCGATGAAGAGCTGCAGCACGTCCCCTATTATCGCCCGTCGCCGGATAGCCCTGAAATTCGCTATATGATGCAGCGTCGCCAAGAGCTGCAGGGCGTTATGCCAAGTCGACACAGCGAGGTTGAGCGTTTACAGATCCCTGCGATTGAGGCCTTCAGCTCGCAGCTGGCCAGTAGTGGCAAGCGCGAGGTTTCTACAACGATGGCCTTCGTACGAATTCTGTCGACCCTGGTAAAAGATAAGCAAATGGGTGAACGCGTTGTGCCCATTGTACCTGATGAGGCGCGGACCTTCGGAATGGAAGGTATGTTCCGTCAGTTGGGTATCTACTCTTCGGTAGGGCAGCGCTACACGCCGCATGATGCGGGTCAGATCATGTTCTATAAAGAAGATGAGCGCGGCCAGATCCTGGAAGAAGGTATTAACGAAGCGGGTGCGATGAGTGCGTGGTTGGCAGCGGCAACGTCCTTTTCGACGAGTCGCTTGACGATGGTGCCCTTTTATATTTTCTACTCCATGTTCGGATTCCAGCGTATTGGTGATTTGGCTTGGGCTGCTGGCGATAGCCAGGCGCGTGGCTTCCTGATTGGTGCAACCGCGGGACGGACTACACTGAACGGTGAAGGTTTGCAGCACCAAGATGGTCACAGTCATTTAATGGCCTCTACCATCCCAAACTGCGTGAGTTACGACCCGACGTATGCCTATGAGCTTGCGGTAATTATTCAAGACGGTCTGCGTCGAATGTACGAAGCTGGGGAGAACTGCTTCTACTACATTACGACAATGAACGAGAACTACCATCAGCCCGAAATGCCCAAAGGGGTGGAAGAGGGCATTTTAAAAGGTATGTACCCTCGCGCTGTCTCGAAAAAGCGGGGTAAAAAGCGCGTGCAGCTGATGGGCGCAGGTACCATTTTGCGTGAGGTGGAAGCTGCCGCTGAAATACTGGAACAAGAATACGGGGTGGCGGCCGACGTGTGGAGCGTCACCAGTGTGAACGAATTGGCTCGCGAGGGTCGTGCTATTGAGCGCAGTAATCGATTAAATCCGACGGGTGAGAAAAAAACCCCGTATGTGACTGAGTGTTTGTCGCAGCGTTCAGGTCCTTGCGTAATAGCGACCGACTACATACGTGCGTATTCAGAGCAGTTGCGAGCTTTTGTACCCGAGCGTTTCGTGGTGCTGGGAACGGATGGCTATGGACGTAGCGATACTCGATCGAAATTAAGAGATTTTTTCGAGGTGAGTCGCGAATGGATCGTTCTCGCGGCGCTCAGCGCGCTGGTCGACGAAGGCGTGCTCGATGCCAAGGTTGTTGTAGAAGCCATGCCAAAGCTGGGTATTTCTGCAGCCAAGCTTGACCCCATGACGGTGTAA
- a CDS encoding tRNA-(ms[2]io[6]A)-hydroxylase has translation MTSPLRYATSPEWVKTVLADFDEFLLDHAAAEKKASGMAISMLSHYPDKVELVSTMADLAVEELSHYREVVKWIHARGLITAADTKDPYVIEFRKSIRQGQDIYLMDRLLTASIIEARGAERFGLVAEALEEPGIKQFYTAIARSEERHYETFLNLAYLYLPQVEVDERWQELLDIEADIVRSIPLRAALH, from the coding sequence ATGACTTCACCTCTGCGCTACGCCACCTCGCCCGAGTGGGTTAAAACTGTATTGGCCGACTTTGACGAGTTTTTGCTGGATCATGCCGCCGCAGAAAAAAAGGCATCGGGCATGGCTATTTCTATGCTGAGCCACTACCCCGACAAAGTCGAACTGGTCAGCACCATGGCCGACCTAGCTGTTGAAGAACTGAGCCATTATCGGGAGGTGGTTAAGTGGATCCACGCCCGAGGTCTTATTACGGCGGCGGACACAAAGGACCCCTACGTGATTGAGTTTCGAAAAAGTATCCGCCAGGGTCAGGACATTTACTTGATGGACCGGCTTCTTACCGCCAGCATCATAGAGGCTCGAGGCGCCGAGCGCTTTGGCCTTGTGGCTGAGGCATTAGAAGAACCGGGAATCAAGCAGTTTTATACCGCGATCGCTCGTTCAGAAGAACGCCATTACGAGACGTTCCTAAATCTAGCCTATTTGTATTTACCTCAAGTCGAGGTCGATGAGCGCTGGCAGGAGCTGCTCGATATCGAGGCGGATATTGTCAGGTCAATACCCCTGCGCGCAGCCTTACACTAG
- a CDS encoding glycosyltransferase: MHKSIQQYLSRYAEPNLPAPPEQGQRTYQWQWVVCIPCFNESSAFIEALPKTANVLIILVVNHPRGRDSGLNISLVESLPCEHPSLELGPHDRLITLDGDNRHILLVDRSTNQPGFNPKQGVGLARKLAADVALKWHVHGLIQSDWIAMTDADARLPETYFEALPEPKIDTPAVVYPFSHSQAELPEEQLALALYEVKLHHYVAGLLYAKSPYAHHSIGSCMAIRAKAYAQVRGIPKRAAGEDFYLLNKTNKLGKIRTLGLTSTVMLSPRRSDRTPFGTGQGVNTLSDEATPLNTQIFYPPRVFESLKGFLANIASGAQTFDALTAALPEEAITALKTLGVESALAHCQRHGPTPEQFQRQLHLWFDGFRTLKFIHQLAPPKTGLLSFDEWSVQSGNAALNPSEASQNLRALCYQTLTDD; encoded by the coding sequence GTGCACAAAAGCATCCAGCAGTACCTCAGCCGCTACGCGGAACCGAATCTTCCAGCCCCGCCTGAACAAGGCCAGCGCACGTATCAGTGGCAATGGGTAGTGTGCATCCCCTGCTTCAATGAATCGTCCGCGTTTATTGAGGCGCTACCCAAAACTGCGAATGTACTGATCATACTGGTCGTAAATCACCCACGGGGACGTGACAGTGGTCTTAATATCAGCTTGGTTGAATCGCTGCCTTGCGAACATCCGAGCCTCGAGCTGGGCCCTCATGATCGACTCATCACACTCGATGGCGACAACCGTCATATCCTGCTGGTTGACCGTAGCACCAATCAACCGGGCTTTAACCCCAAACAGGGTGTCGGTCTTGCACGCAAACTCGCCGCAGATGTTGCTTTAAAATGGCATGTCCATGGACTCATCCAAAGCGACTGGATTGCCATGACCGATGCCGACGCCCGTCTACCCGAAACCTACTTTGAGGCCTTGCCCGAACCCAAAATCGATACACCCGCGGTTGTCTACCCATTTAGTCATAGCCAGGCCGAATTGCCAGAAGAGCAACTGGCATTGGCTTTGTATGAAGTTAAGTTGCATCATTATGTGGCCGGACTCCTATACGCAAAATCACCTTACGCGCATCACTCTATTGGTAGCTGCATGGCGATACGCGCTAAAGCCTACGCGCAGGTTCGCGGCATACCCAAACGAGCTGCGGGTGAAGATTTTTATCTGTTAAACAAGACCAATAAGTTAGGCAAAATCCGAACACTCGGCTTAACGTCGACCGTTATGTTGTCACCCAGGCGCTCAGACCGAACGCCATTCGGCACGGGGCAAGGTGTAAACACCTTGAGCGATGAGGCGACTCCCCTGAACACTCAGATATTTTATCCTCCGAGGGTTTTTGAGAGTCTAAAAGGCTTTTTAGCGAACATCGCCTCGGGCGCCCAGACGTTCGACGCATTGACAGCCGCCTTGCCAGAAGAGGCTATAACGGCACTCAAAACACTGGGGGTCGAATCAGCTTTGGCGCATTGCCAAAGGCACGGCCCAACCCCCGAGCAATTTCAGCGACAGTTGCACCTGTGGTTTGACGGGTTCAGAACGCTTAAATTTATCCATCAACTAGCACCGCCAAAGACGGGCTTATTAAGTTTTGATGAGTGGTCGGTGCAATCAGGAAACGCGGCTCTCAATCCCTCAGAAGCAAGCCAAAACCTGCGCGCGCTCTGCTACCAAACTCTTACTGATGATTAG
- a CDS encoding glycosyl transferase, with product MADFYQNGIVTTLHNLRARPVDALEQELEHFARKRPLGLILPSLYSELEAPALGNIVKELQKVSYLNQIVVGLDRASPAEYQHALRFFERLPQHHRILWNDGPRLKALDAELEALDLAPKELGKGRNVWYCMGYVLASNRAEAVALHDCDIVTYERDLLAKLIYPVAHPMFNYEFCKGFYARVADGKINGRVSRLLVTPLLRAAQKVLGNIEYLTFMDSFRYPLAGEFSFRRDVLTDLRIPSDWGLEIGVLSEMYRNYANNRLCQAEIADHYDHKHQDLSENDSQAGLSRMSIDISKALFRKLATQGVTLSPEIFRAIKASYYRIALDFVESYRNDAIMNGLTVDIHAEERAVELFADNIIQAGEVFLARPKERPFIPSWNRVISAVPDVLERLYEAVELDYLDNRGG from the coding sequence ATGGCTGATTTTTATCAAAATGGTATTGTCACGACCTTGCATAATTTACGCGCAAGACCAGTCGATGCCCTCGAACAAGAATTAGAGCATTTTGCCAGGAAACGGCCTTTGGGTTTGATTTTGCCATCGCTGTATTCGGAACTTGAGGCGCCGGCCTTGGGAAACATCGTTAAAGAGCTCCAAAAAGTATCGTATCTAAATCAGATTGTGGTGGGGCTTGATCGAGCCAGTCCGGCCGAGTACCAGCATGCATTGCGGTTCTTTGAACGATTGCCTCAGCATCATCGTATTTTGTGGAATGATGGTCCCCGGTTAAAGGCGCTTGACGCTGAGCTAGAGGCCTTGGATCTTGCTCCCAAGGAATTGGGCAAAGGGCGCAATGTTTGGTATTGCATGGGTTATGTGTTGGCCTCCAATCGCGCCGAGGCGGTGGCCTTACACGACTGTGATATCGTGACCTACGAGCGCGATTTGCTCGCAAAATTGATCTACCCCGTAGCTCATCCCATGTTTAACTATGAGTTTTGTAAGGGCTTTTACGCTCGAGTCGCAGACGGCAAAATTAATGGTCGCGTGAGTCGGCTCTTGGTCACCCCCTTACTCCGCGCAGCTCAAAAAGTGTTGGGTAACATTGAGTATTTGACCTTTATGGACAGCTTTCGCTACCCCTTGGCAGGCGAATTTTCTTTCCGTCGAGATGTGTTGACGGATCTACGAATTCCCAGCGATTGGGGCCTAGAGATCGGAGTGCTATCTGAGATGTACCGCAACTATGCTAACAATCGTTTGTGTCAGGCAGAGATCGCTGACCACTACGACCACAAGCATCAAGACTTGTCCGAGAATGACTCGCAGGCCGGTTTGTCTCGTATGTCGATCGATATCTCTAAGGCCTTGTTCCGTAAGCTGGCGACCCAGGGCGTTACCTTAAGTCCTGAGATTTTTCGTGCCATTAAAGCGAGCTATTACCGCATTGCACTGGATTTTGTCGAGAGCTATCGCAACGACGCCATCATGAATGGCTTAACGGTCGATATTCATGCCGAGGAGCGTGCGGTCGAGTTGTTTGCAGATAACATCATTCAAGCGGGCGAAGTATTTCTGGCGCGACCCAAAGAGCGGCCGTTTATTCCCTCGTGGAACCGTGTGATCAGCGCTGTCCCTGATGTGCTTGAGCGCTTGTATGAAGCTGTCGAGCTAGATTACTTGGATAATCGCGGAGGTTAA
- a CDS encoding HAD-IIB family hydrolase — MSVNLMVVTDLDGTLLDHYSYDFKPAMSVVSSLKRSGIPLVFNSSKTHAEMRYLQDQMGLLDPMICENGSAIYLPKDRFRTAQSAWEDHGDFWRISLAKPREHWLRILAEYPDQGSILSFSTMGIQGVMNTTGLDWAGSERASQREYTEPLMPPANNEIKQDLITYLNGKGALVQQGGRFITVGDSVDKGRAMETLACFWRQEYGLPVRTLALGDGLNDVAMLEKANRSVWIRSPVNPIPDLVKQKDWHITQECGPKAWAAATQMWLEQHSHLVNSNKVKEHYG, encoded by the coding sequence ATGAGTGTTAATTTGATGGTGGTTACCGATCTCGACGGCACTTTGTTAGATCACTATTCCTACGATTTTAAGCCCGCTATGTCGGTCGTTTCTTCGCTAAAACGCTCGGGTATCCCGCTTGTATTCAACAGTTCTAAGACGCATGCAGAGATGCGTTATCTGCAGGATCAGATGGGCCTGCTTGACCCCATGATCTGTGAAAATGGCTCGGCGATTTATCTGCCAAAAGATCGTTTTCGGACCGCCCAATCCGCGTGGGAGGATCACGGCGATTTTTGGCGAATCTCGCTAGCCAAACCCCGCGAACACTGGCTACGCATATTGGCGGAATACCCCGACCAAGGGTCGATCTTGAGTTTTTCAACTATGGGTATTCAAGGCGTGATGAACACCACAGGGCTCGACTGGGCTGGGTCAGAGCGCGCCTCGCAGCGGGAATATACCGAGCCTTTGATGCCTCCTGCTAACAATGAAATCAAACAGGATCTTATTACCTATCTGAACGGGAAAGGTGCTTTGGTGCAGCAGGGTGGGCGTTTTATAACGGTCGGTGATTCCGTTGATAAGGGCCGAGCTATGGAAACCTTGGCGTGTTTTTGGCGCCAAGAGTACGGTTTGCCCGTGCGGACACTGGCATTGGGTGATGGCTTAAACGACGTGGCCATGCTCGAAAAGGCAAACCGGTCCGTGTGGATACGGTCTCCAGTGAACCCAATCCCCGATCTCGTCAAGCAAAAAGACTGGCACATAACGCAAGAATGCGGTCCTAAGGCTTGGGCTGCTGCCACGCAGATGTGGCTGGAACAGCACAGTCACCTGGTAAACTCAAATAAAGTTAAGGAACACTATGGCTGA
- a CDS encoding D-glycerate 3-kinase, plant type yields MAQGPLQGILPWQADFIATHRLPPEYVVQIETVFSDRVAQDALHRIGADGPNLLGIYGAQGSGKSTLAAYLAKRHESVSFGCCAVLSIDDFYLTKAQRQQLALEVHPLLRTRGVPGTHDTALLKSTLDRLAHFTGPVSIPRFDKLADDRVPETQFDTVTSAPSLVILEGWCVGIPPQDSADLTEPCNNLERIDDSAGDWRQFVNTSLERDYLPIWGQLDELWALLAPGFEVVNDWRLEQEVRLGAQRAQAIMTPEEVARFVQHYERLTRSSLNSMPNLADLCLWLDPQRAITEVTEGKRRFYEC; encoded by the coding sequence ATGGCACAAGGCCCCTTACAAGGCATATTACCGTGGCAAGCAGACTTTATAGCCACCCACAGACTGCCGCCTGAGTACGTTGTTCAGATCGAGACGGTTTTTTCAGACCGGGTGGCCCAAGATGCGCTGCACCGAATTGGTGCAGATGGGCCCAACTTGTTGGGCATCTATGGTGCCCAAGGTTCGGGTAAAAGTACCTTAGCCGCCTATCTCGCCAAGCGCCACGAGTCTGTCAGCTTTGGGTGCTGTGCTGTACTATCCATCGACGATTTTTATTTAACGAAAGCACAGCGTCAGCAACTGGCACTCGAGGTTCACCCTCTGCTACGAACCCGCGGTGTTCCGGGGACGCATGACACAGCCTTACTCAAGTCCACGCTCGATCGTTTAGCTCATTTCACAGGGCCCGTATCCATTCCAAGGTTTGACAAACTGGCCGATGATCGTGTGCCCGAAACTCAGTTCGATACAGTTACCTCAGCGCCCTCTCTGGTTATTCTTGAGGGTTGGTGTGTGGGCATACCACCTCAAGATAGCGCAGATTTAACTGAGCCCTGCAATAATCTTGAGCGAATCGACGATTCCGCGGGTGATTGGCGCCAGTTCGTCAACACCAGCCTAGAGCGCGATTATTTACCGATATGGGGCCAACTTGACGAGTTGTGGGCCCTGTTGGCACCCGGATTTGAAGTGGTAAACGACTGGCGCTTAGAGCAAGAAGTTCGACTTGGTGCCCAGAGGGCTCAAGCGATTATGACGCCCGAAGAAGTTGCACGCTTTGTACAGCATTACGAACGTTTGACGCGTTCGTCACTGAATTCCATGCCAAACCTGGCAGATCTGTGCCTGTGGCTAGATCCTCAACGAGCAATTACTGAAGTCACAGAAGGAAAACGGCGGTTTTATGAGTGTTAA